ACATTTGTTGCCGTGATTGTGCCACAAGTTTGTGTTCTTCCGTTGTTTTTCTTGAGGTGTCAAGCAGTGTttttgctgctgccgctgctataCTAGTACTGCTGATGTTGTCCTGTCGTGTTTCTAGTCTTAAGGAACGAGTCAGGTCTGGTATATATGTGAGAGTCAGGTTCGTAAGAGGCACCTTCTTCATCGTAGTCACATAGGTCTTAAGTGCTACAATTGTCTCCTTAATCAGAGAAATTTGTCCTGAGTAGTCTTATACCATTTCTAAATTACACTCTTTTCTTGCCTCCTTAACCCAGTCAGTGGGAGTCTTCTATGTACCGCTGTTCGCTTGTTTCCGGCAACAGAGGTCAGGTGTTGGTCAATCGTTCCATTAGTGTAGGCAGCAGAGGTAAGTGTAGTGAAGTTGTCACATCAGCAGAGGTCAGGCTTCTCTCCCTGGTAGGCATCGCacaccaccttcttcaggtccTTTTTAGCTGCATCCCATTGCTCCTCTGTGAACATCTGACGAAGACAGTGATGAATTACTTCACATTGGATGTCATGACCATGTAACTCCACTTTACATCAAAACTATATAAAGGATCATGATTGGTCTTACTGATTTCTTGTGATATAGGCAGCCATCATAGCTGCTGGGCTGTGTGAACAGTAATCGGTGTTTCAGAGTATGTATATAGCTCATCTCTATTTCGCCATCACTTTCCTGTACCTAACTGGagaacacgcacacactcacacacacacacacacacacacacacacacacacacacacacacacacacacacacatgactcttGCAACACGAGCATCCCTTTTATGTGTTTCCAGAAACGCTCAGGAACCTGGGTTATTAGGGAGCGTTGTTACAGTGATATGACAGTATTCATCTGCTCCCCGTCAGAAGGTCATTTTTAAGCCATGTGAGTGGACATGAATGGAAAGCACAGCAAGTACTGTTGCAACTACAGGACCCTGACTACTGCAACTGCAGGACCATGACTACTGGAATTCTAGGACTTTGACAACTGCAACCCTAGGACCTTGAGTATTGCCACTCCAGGACCTCGGATAAACTTACAAGAAAGGACACAAATTAAGACCTGTGTGAATGAGAACATTGAACAAACTTCGGGAACAAAGACGCAAGCGTTCCAGTTAGTACTGTCTGGAATGAATCTGTACTTAATTTAAACTTGTTCATTAGCATAGAAGGCGTTGGATTCGTTTCTAACAGATGAAAGCAACTGTCCTGTATCCTGAGGTACAAGACTTATGACAGTACAGTCAAAGGGTAACGACAAGTTCAACTGCACACACTCTGACAAGAACGAATCCTTGTTTTACTAGGTAGAGGCAACGGGTGGTGCTGGAAGAGACACACAAGCGTTCACCTTACCGTCACACCATCGCCAGCTGTTTGCCCCACCCATAGTCAATCAGTTCTCTCAACAAATAAGTACTCTTAATCAAGACTCTGCAAGCTCTGCCATAGTTATGCAGCAAAACTAATTTTGCCAATCCCTAGCTACACGTCCGTGAGTGGAATACGGACGAAGAGATTTTGATACCAGATTGATAGTTCTGTGGACTGCGCTACCAGAGTGGGTAGTTGACCTTTAAAATCATGACGACAGGTGGTGTACATTCTGATGAAATATACAATAGGTCCCCTAATGAGCCTCAAATTACTTGGACCTTTTTCTCACTCAAGACGATGAGCGACTCACGTCGTTGATGAGGATCCAGGGGACGTCAGTGAGGCTGGGGACGAGGGCGCCCTGAGCGACGCCCACCTCGTGTTGCAGTCGCCGACCCTCAGCTGAATTGTAGCAGGTCTGTATGTCCTGGAACTCCACGCCAGTTTCAATAGCGCACTGGAAACGTGGCAGAGGGCGAGGTTAGGTCATGAGCTGCTGGGTAAAATAGCACTATAATGTGTGAGGACACAAATGGCGACAATTAAATGTGGACACGACACCTAAAATATAAATCTTGCGTTGACTTAGGTATGTTTTGTCCCTTGAAGGGTGAAGGATTTTTGTGTAGCAACTGTTTAAATGCTCTCTTATTTCACGACGTGAAAAGTGAGCACAGTAATGAATCTTTGACCGTGTAACTGACTGATGGAGACAAATGTATTCACGTCAAAGCAATGTTTAGCACCGCAAATTTCAAAAACGTTTTGTGCAGAGCAGCGTACAGGTGGGCCGGCGGCGGTGCCCGTGAACTTCTTCATGACGCATCTGTTGAAGTCCATCAGCTGACACTCGTCCTCGATGTACTTCTTGGCGCAGGTGAGCATCACGTTGGCCAAACACTCCTCGGGGCCATGCTGACACGTCCAACTGTAGTCATCACCGTTGACGTATTCCTGAAAGAGTGATTTCGTTGTAACAAGCTTGGAATCCTTTCCACAGTGCAAGGATATCATCGACCGAAACCAGTTGAATATCTGCAGTAAACATCGTTATAACATACAATTCTACCACATAGATTTAATGAAGTTTTCGTAATCGTTATCTCATATAGATTAACCgcacttgaaaaaagaaaagggtggTATGAAGTAAATATTTGTCGTCGAAAAAGACCCCCTTTTCGTGATTATTTAGTATTCTTTTCCGTGGCgcaatggtttaccttgaccgcttcatattccctggtgcAGCTCACCAACAGCACTTTGCCCCCATATATCACTTCAGTCCTATTATACTATCCCATACATAGCCTTTACCCTCCTGAAAGTTCAGGTTTCGATCCCATACACTGCCTCTTTTCGGTGTTCCCTTCCTCCGTCCTCTTCTGCCACGTTGATCATCTTAGTTAACATTCTTCTCTAATCCTCATCATGTGTTCGAGCCCTGTCAGCACATCCTGATCTCTTATCTCCATCAGACCCTGCCTACCACTACGCCTCTCTCTCGCACTGTCATTATCTATACGATCAGTTCGCCTCATCATATGTGATCCTCAGGCATATCACTTCAGGCATGTCCACACCCTCTTTTTGCGTTTGAGGCCTGACTCGCAAATCCTACAAAGAGGTCAGGATTGTCataccttcagacataaccaATCTTGATCAAAGAGAcactgacttctccctcaacacacttcTTGATGCAaccaaggactctctctctctctctctctctctctctctctctctctctctctctctctctctctctctctctctctctctctctctctatatatatatatatatatatatatatatatatatatatatatatgtatatatgattcacttcagccccCGTGGTGTCATCCTCTGGAACGTTCGCTCCCAGGCaccctaaagcactccacttcgtGGGTACTTCCCATTCAAAGTAGCGCGTAAACCATCGTgatctcacccctcctccctccctccctccctcccccgtcgtTCACACTTGCTCGGATATTTCTCCTTTCATGCCACCTCCCATTTTCATCACCAGCTTATGGATTATCATTTGTCCGGAACCTGCCAACAAAACAGTGTCTTTAGGAAAGACGCTGTGGGACATCTTTTCTCTACGTACACTATGAGCCACGCGATTCGTATCACAGTGCTAATATGAGTGAACCTCACAGACACATTATCTGAAGCCTTGATGGTAACTGAAGATGGCTTCATTACTAACGAAGTAAATCGAATGGAAAAAGAATCATtacattgttgtgtgtgtgtgtgtgtgtgtgtgtgtgtgtgtgtgtgtgtgtgtgtgtgttaccagcaaATAGTatcatgtatgtttgtgtgtgtcatacaaATGAAGATAACAAACCTAAGAGCACTGAAGAACACTATTCCATACAGACGTACCTTACTCTTCCCGTAGGAGTTGAAGTCCATACAGACGTACCTTACTCTTCCCGTAGGAGTTGAAGTCCAGATCGATGATGTCGCTTAAGTTCGTCCACAGAGGGTAGAGCTGGCGGAGGAGGAAGGTACGGCTGTCGATACACAGGCTCTCCTGGTACACCGTCACCTTCACCTTGGCCGCGTCCtgcggggggagggaaggacccGGTCAACACACAAGGTAAGAGTTCCATGACTGCATGTTTTCACGaaatattataatcattgtttCAGTATTCTTGTCGTTAATGGAAAAAGTTTCGTGTATTTCTTCGCTTCCTTGCGCCATTTTTGTTAGGTCCTCTCCTATAAAAGAGGA
This window of the Panulirus ornatus isolate Po-2019 chromosome 10, ASM3632096v1, whole genome shotgun sequence genome carries:
- the LOC139750663 gene encoding GILT-like protein 1, translated to MLPQLHHRCCLPLLLLLTLTAANPDAAKVKVTVYQESLCIDSRTFLLRQLYPLWTNLSDIIDLDFNSYGKSKEYVNGDDYSWTCQHGPEECLANVMLTCAKKYIEDECQLMDFNRCVMKKFTGTAAGPPCAIETGVEFQDIQTCYNSAEGRRLQHEVGVAQGALVPSLTDVPWILINDMFTEEQWDAAKKDLKKVVCDAYQGEKPDLC